In Pollutimonas sp. M17, a single genomic region encodes these proteins:
- a CDS encoding S8 family serine peptidase, which translates to MAPDAGVTGRYLVLLCKDTPQDGLRKLSEATGVSISSAASAGRQGRSGPPGPQCAIVFDRIGVALVHCAPDSPGLQAMQSLQDGTAILAIEPERTVHAIAMTPSAGIDETTATWGVQAVGAQLSAQAGEGVRLAVLDTGIDAGHPDFAERVITSRSFIDGQDTHDGNGHGTHCAGIACGPANPGAAPRYGIAGAAQLFVGKVLGDEGQGGDGGVLEGIDWAIENRCDIVSMSLGSSLAAGQPYSRVFEEVARRALEAGTVIIAAAGNDSRRPEHIAPVSHPANCPSIVAVGAVDRRLDIAPFSSGGLVPEGGKVDIAAPGVDILSAWPGPQRYDTLSGTSMATPFVAGVAALYAGGPGRPRGAALLERLRAGAKHLDLPERDVGAGLVQAP; encoded by the coding sequence ATGGCCCCGGATGCCGGCGTCACAGGCCGCTACTTGGTGCTGCTCTGCAAGGACACGCCGCAGGACGGCTTGCGCAAGCTCTCCGAAGCCACGGGGGTCAGCATCTCCAGCGCGGCATCGGCCGGCCGGCAGGGGCGATCCGGGCCGCCGGGCCCGCAATGCGCCATCGTCTTCGACCGCATCGGGGTCGCCCTGGTCCATTGCGCGCCGGATAGTCCCGGCCTGCAGGCCATGCAATCGCTTCAGGACGGCACGGCCATACTCGCCATCGAACCCGAAAGAACCGTGCATGCCATCGCCATGACGCCGTCGGCCGGGATCGACGAGACGACCGCCACATGGGGCGTGCAGGCCGTCGGCGCGCAATTGTCGGCGCAGGCCGGGGAGGGCGTCAGGCTGGCGGTGCTGGATACGGGCATCGATGCCGGACACCCCGATTTTGCGGAGCGGGTCATCACATCGCGATCGTTCATCGACGGCCAGGATACGCATGACGGCAACGGACACGGCACCCACTGCGCCGGCATTGCCTGCGGCCCCGCCAATCCAGGCGCGGCGCCGCGCTATGGGATTGCCGGCGCCGCGCAATTATTCGTGGGCAAGGTCCTTGGCGACGAAGGCCAGGGCGGGGACGGCGGCGTGCTGGAAGGGATAGACTGGGCCATCGAGAACCGCTGCGATATCGTGTCCATGTCGCTGGGCAGTTCGCTTGCCGCCGGCCAGCCCTATTCCAGGGTGTTCGAAGAGGTCGCCAGGCGCGCCCTGGAGGCGGGCACCGTGATTATCGCCGCGGCGGGCAACGACAGCCGGCGCCCCGAACACATAGCGCCCGTTTCCCATCCCGCGAACTGTCCGTCGATAGTGGCCGTGGGCGCGGTGGATCGCAGGCTGGATATTGCTCCCTTTTCCAGCGGCGGCCTGGTGCCGGAGGGAGGCAAGGTCGACATCGCCGCGCCCGGCGTCGATATTCTCTCGGCCTGGCCGGGGCCGCAGCGCTATGACACCCTCAGCGGCACCAGCATGGCCACGCCTTTCGTCGCGGGCGTGGCCGCCCTGTATGCCGGCGGGCCGGGCCGGCCCCGGGGCGCGGCCCTGCTCGAACGGCTGCGCGCCGGCGCGAAACATCTGGACCTGCCCGAGCGCGATGTCGGCGCCGGCCTGGTGCAGGCGCCCTAG